Proteins from a single region of Caldilineales bacterium:
- the rsfS gene encoding ribosome silencing factor, whose amino-acid sequence MLQILDDKLAADILLLDVSAISPMADYFVIATAASERQSQALVDALRDALRQAGVRPLDVEGDRASGWQLMDYGDVIVHLFSPEKRTFYRLEDLWKNAHVVVRMQ is encoded by the coding sequence ATCCTCCAAATCCTCGACGACAAACTGGCCGCCGACATCCTCCTGCTCGATGTCAGCGCGATCTCGCCCATGGCCGATTACTTTGTCATCGCCACCGCCGCCAGCGAGCGCCAAAGCCAGGCCCTGGTGGATGCCCTGCGCGACGCACTCCGCCAGGCGGGTGTGCGCCCGCTCGATGTCGAAGGCGACCGCGCCTCGGGCTGGCAACTGATGGATTATGGCGATGTCATCGTCCACCTCTTCTCGCCCGAAAAGCGCACCTTCTACCGGTTGGAAGACCTGTGGAAAAACGCCCATGTGGTGGTGAGGATGCAATAG